From the genome of Acipenser ruthenus chromosome 14, fAciRut3.2 maternal haplotype, whole genome shotgun sequence, one region includes:
- the LOC117419458 gene encoding interleukin-17 receptor E-like isoform X2, whose product MICQDPYRCKKRDHITSPSCPAALATCKGLYCKSKASLDVFRRPQSFEAQPFQSVNISTVMKCKKERDCLLYLNVNGTLQLDENMQGVEICSLTLSTLRRQCRTVRFKKTESMKLHGQQVHVQYNCFEVGIAQQIIVTLKTIPDGNTQTMEYHVQDCNNGDIRGNIPICIAGKLDYSVDQKEKLVSVHVSEFLEDNDYHLRLCHKWHSCESTGAYVLIKREDPVKKVTLPYSKLVPCLCIEGWSSFPDSSRIQLCPFKKNTEELWSGITYNPISQELVWELACPIEVRVSLCWTTEHIHNCTDLPNSSQTVQNKIKYVGIDSHPRLCVKFTTKSGSWIRCPFANGYFPVWNMKVVLTPDQYQVVITSAMDVVVSLTLCNRTAHSICHPLGKDRVLIHVNKSNPVTANLTREMCQSNICIQGRRVDVKYSIPVQTCELQCSLIVPHSKDGRTFVWVVTLSFAILTVVVVAALVGHVTLTVFQRKNMGLEGSRKVTVQPLKQNAGYPRQPRVSLLYSADDNSHVSLITAFATFLTDLQYCTSLTNLKYKSITQEFLGGPDGVVILVWSKGCNKPVIKNTCNPVLPNAMNSVPLKCVRVDIVTYFRDTVKTSDIPSMFDAIPICKLKEHFTALMKQSWIEPQNAMVHHDLVLSLKGYRSRQSPKQLAIEIQDDSEFEDSVAECPDDEETLLRQKGC is encoded by the exons GGACTGTACTGCAAAAGTAAAGCTTCAC ttgacgTATTTCGAAGACCCCAATCATTTGAGGCTCAGCCCTTTCAAAGTGTGAACATCTCCACAGTAATGAAGTGTAAAAAAGAAAGAGATTGCTTGCTATATCTAAATGTTAATGGAACTTTACAGCTTGATG aGAATATGCAGGGGGTGGAAATATGTTCCCTTACACTTTCTACCCTCAGGCGTCAGTGCAGAACGGTCAGATTCAAGAAAACTGAAAGTATGAAGCTTCATGGGCAGCAG GTGCATGTGCAGTACAACTGTTTTGAAGTTGGGATTGCCCAACAGATTATTGTAACGCTAAAAACAATCCCAGATGGAAACACGCAAACTATGGAGTACCATGTTCAGG ACTGCAATAATGGAGATATAAGAGGGAACATTCCAATATGCATAG CTGGAAAACTAGATTACTCAGTTGATCAAAAAGAGAAGCTGGTTTCTGTGCACGTCTCAGAGTTTCTTGAAGACAATGACTATCATTTGAGGTTATGTCATAAATGGCATTCCTGTGAAAGTACTGGAGCTTATGTACTG aTCAAAAGGGAGGACCCTGTGAAAAAGGTGACCTTGCCATATTCCAAGTTGGTGCCCTGTCTTTGCATTGAG ggaTGGTCTTCATTTCCAGATTCAAGTAGAATACAActgtgtccatttaaaaaaa ATACTGAAGAACTCTGGAGTGGAATAACCTACAACCCAATATCGCAGGAGCTAGTTTGGGAGTTGGCCTGTCCCATTGAAGTTAGGGTGAGCCTTTGTTGGACAACAGAACACATTCATAACTGCACTGACCTTCCAAACTCTTCACAAACAGTGCAGAACAAA ATTAAATATGTTGGCATTGACTCGCATCCAAGACTGTGCGTAAAG tttacaacCAAGAGTGGGTCATGGATAAGATGTCCTTTTGCAAATGGATATTTTCCAG TTTGGAACATGAAGGTGGTTTTAACACCAGACCAGTACCAAGTAGTCATCACATCAGCGATGGATGTAGTGGTTTCTTTAACTCTGTGCAACAGGACTGCACATTCGATCTGCCATCCTTTAGGAAAGGATCGAGTGTTAATCCATGTA AACAAGTCAAATCCAGTAACAGCTAACCTAACCAGAGAAATGTGCCAGTCGAATATTTGTATCCAG GGAAGGAGGGTAGATGTCAAGTATTCCATACCAGTTCAAACATGTGAATTACAATGCT caCTCATAGTTCCTCATTCAAAGGATGGCAGAACATTTGTCTGGGTGGTGACACTGTCATTTGCAATACTGACTGTTGTGGTTGTGGCAGCTCTTGTTGGGCATGTAACATTAACAG tttttcagagAAAAAATATGGGTTTAGAAGGCAGTCGGAAAGTGACAGTTCAacctttaaaacaaaatgcag gcTACCCACGTCAGCCAAGAGTGTCCCTTCTCTACTCTGCAGATGACAATAGTCATGTTAGCTTGATTACAGCATTTGCAACATTTCTCACTGATCTTCAGTATTGTACTTCCCTtactaatttaaaatataaatctataACACAGGAATTCCTGGGGGGTCCTGATGGTGTTGTAATTCTTGTTTGGTCCAAGGGGTGTAATAAGCCTGTTATTAAGAATACATGCAATCCTGTTCTGCCAAATGCAATGAACTCTGTGCCTTTAAAATGTGTTAGGGTTGATATTGTCACCTACTTCAGGGATACTGTGAAGACATCTGACATTCCTAGCATGTTCGATGCTATACCTATATGTAAACTGAAGGAACATTTCACTGCATTAATGAAACAATCCTGGATCGAGCCTCAAAATGCAATGGTGCATCATGATCTAGTGCTCTCTTTGAAGGGATATAGAAGCAGACAGTCACCTAAACAATTGGCGATAGAGATTCAGGACGATAGTGAATTTGAAGACAGCGTTGCAGAGTGCCCAGATGACGAAGAAACTTTACTGAGACAGAAAGGTTGTTAA
- the LOC117419458 gene encoding interleukin-17 receptor E-like isoform X3, with protein sequence MKCKKERDCLLYLNVNGTLQLDENMQGVEICSLTLSTLRRQCRTVRFKKTESMKLHGQQVHVQYNCFEVGIAQQIIVTLKTIPDGNTQTMEYHVQDCNNGDIRGNIPICIAGKLDYSVDQKEKLVSVHVSEFLEDNDYHLRLCHKWHSCESTGAYVLIKREDPVKKVTLPYSKLVPCLCIEGWSSFPDSSRIQLCPFKKNTEELWSGITYNPISQELVWELACPIEVRVSLCWTTEHIHNCTDLPNSSQTVQNKIKYVGIDSHPRLCVKFTTKSGSWIRCPFANGYFPVWNMKVVLTPDQYQVVITSAMDVVVSLTLCNRTAHSICHPLGKDRVLIHVNKSNPVTANLTREMCQSNICIQGRRVDVKYSIPVQTCELQCSLIVPHSKDGRTFVWVVTLSFAILTVVVVAALVGHVTLTVFQRKNMGLEGSRKVTVQPLKQNAGYPRQPRVSLLYSADDNSHVSLITAFATFLTDLQYCTSLTNLKYKSITQEFLGGPDGVVILVWSKGCNKPVIKNTCNPVLPNAMNSVPLKCVRVDIVTYFRDTVKTSDIPSMFDAIPICKLKEHFTALMKQSWIEPQNAMVHHDLVLSLKGYRSRQSPKQLAIEIQDDSEFEDSVAECPDDEETLLRQKGC encoded by the exons ATGAAGTGTAAAAAAGAAAGAGATTGCTTGCTATATCTAAATGTTAATGGAACTTTACAGCTTGATG aGAATATGCAGGGGGTGGAAATATGTTCCCTTACACTTTCTACCCTCAGGCGTCAGTGCAGAACGGTCAGATTCAAGAAAACTGAAAGTATGAAGCTTCATGGGCAGCAG GTGCATGTGCAGTACAACTGTTTTGAAGTTGGGATTGCCCAACAGATTATTGTAACGCTAAAAACAATCCCAGATGGAAACACGCAAACTATGGAGTACCATGTTCAGG ACTGCAATAATGGAGATATAAGAGGGAACATTCCAATATGCATAG CTGGAAAACTAGATTACTCAGTTGATCAAAAAGAGAAGCTGGTTTCTGTGCACGTCTCAGAGTTTCTTGAAGACAATGACTATCATTTGAGGTTATGTCATAAATGGCATTCCTGTGAAAGTACTGGAGCTTATGTACTG aTCAAAAGGGAGGACCCTGTGAAAAAGGTGACCTTGCCATATTCCAAGTTGGTGCCCTGTCTTTGCATTGAG ggaTGGTCTTCATTTCCAGATTCAAGTAGAATACAActgtgtccatttaaaaaaa ATACTGAAGAACTCTGGAGTGGAATAACCTACAACCCAATATCGCAGGAGCTAGTTTGGGAGTTGGCCTGTCCCATTGAAGTTAGGGTGAGCCTTTGTTGGACAACAGAACACATTCATAACTGCACTGACCTTCCAAACTCTTCACAAACAGTGCAGAACAAA ATTAAATATGTTGGCATTGACTCGCATCCAAGACTGTGCGTAAAG tttacaacCAAGAGTGGGTCATGGATAAGATGTCCTTTTGCAAATGGATATTTTCCAG TTTGGAACATGAAGGTGGTTTTAACACCAGACCAGTACCAAGTAGTCATCACATCAGCGATGGATGTAGTGGTTTCTTTAACTCTGTGCAACAGGACTGCACATTCGATCTGCCATCCTTTAGGAAAGGATCGAGTGTTAATCCATGTA AACAAGTCAAATCCAGTAACAGCTAACCTAACCAGAGAAATGTGCCAGTCGAATATTTGTATCCAG GGAAGGAGGGTAGATGTCAAGTATTCCATACCAGTTCAAACATGTGAATTACAATGCT caCTCATAGTTCCTCATTCAAAGGATGGCAGAACATTTGTCTGGGTGGTGACACTGTCATTTGCAATACTGACTGTTGTGGTTGTGGCAGCTCTTGTTGGGCATGTAACATTAACAG tttttcagagAAAAAATATGGGTTTAGAAGGCAGTCGGAAAGTGACAGTTCAacctttaaaacaaaatgcag gcTACCCACGTCAGCCAAGAGTGTCCCTTCTCTACTCTGCAGATGACAATAGTCATGTTAGCTTGATTACAGCATTTGCAACATTTCTCACTGATCTTCAGTATTGTACTTCCCTtactaatttaaaatataaatctataACACAGGAATTCCTGGGGGGTCCTGATGGTGTTGTAATTCTTGTTTGGTCCAAGGGGTGTAATAAGCCTGTTATTAAGAATACATGCAATCCTGTTCTGCCAAATGCAATGAACTCTGTGCCTTTAAAATGTGTTAGGGTTGATATTGTCACCTACTTCAGGGATACTGTGAAGACATCTGACATTCCTAGCATGTTCGATGCTATACCTATATGTAAACTGAAGGAACATTTCACTGCATTAATGAAACAATCCTGGATCGAGCCTCAAAATGCAATGGTGCATCATGATCTAGTGCTCTCTTTGAAGGGATATAGAAGCAGACAGTCACCTAAACAATTGGCGATAGAGATTCAGGACGATAGTGAATTTGAAGACAGCGTTGCAGAGTGCCCAGATGACGAAGAAACTTTACTGAGACAGAAAGGTTGTTAA